One Phaseolus vulgaris cultivar G19833 chromosome 2, P. vulgaris v2.0, whole genome shotgun sequence DNA window includes the following coding sequences:
- the LOC137810004 gene encoding LRR receptor-like serine/threonine-protein kinase HSL2: MPQPLFLFLLLCTLCSSGLSQTLSLQRESRILLRVKNTQLEDKNKSLQNWVPNTDHNPCNWTGITCDAQNHSLVSIDLSETGIYGEFPFGFCHIHTLQNLSLASNFLSNSVSPNSLLLCSHLRLLNLSDNFFVGNLPEFPPEFTELRVLDLSTNNFTGDIPGSFGQIPRLRVLVLFGNLLSGTIPPSLGSLRELTRLELAYNPFKPGPLPPQLGNLSSLETLFLAGANLVGEIPPTIGNLTSLKNLDLSQNCLSGNIPNSISGLKNVEQIELFENQLSGELPQGLGNLSSLILLDTSQNALTGKLPHAIASLRLYSLNLNDNLLGGEIPESLASNPNLHQLKLFNNSFTGKLPQDLGQNSDIQEFDVSTNDFVGELPKYLCKRNKLERLITFGNRFSGTLPEQYGECGSLQYVRIQNNQLSGEVPPTFWALTGLQFLEMSNNRFQGSVSASISTALIKLILSANAFSGNFPTPICQLPHLLEIDVSKNRFTGEVPTCVTGLKKLQKLKMQENMFTGDIPSKVALWTDMTELNLSFNRFSGSIPRELGSLQGLTYLDLAGNSLTGEIPVELTNLRLNQFNVSDNNLYGEVPSGFNQQMYLSSLGGNPGLCSAVIKTLPPCSKRRPFSLLAIVVLVACVSLLVGSMLWFLKSKTRGKSKRSYMSTAFQRVGFNEEDIVSNLTQENVIGAGSSGRVYRVRLKTGQTVAVKKLFGGAHKPDTELVFRAEIETLGRIRHANIVKLLFSCSGDEFRVLVYEYMENGSLGDVLHGEERCGQLEWSRRFAIAVGAAQGLAYLHHDCVPPIVHRDVKSNNILLDHEFVPRVADFGLAKTLQHQTIQNADMSRVAGSYGYIAPEYAYTMKVTEKSDVYSFGVVLMELITGKRPNDCSFGENKDIVKWITEIVLSASPVRGSRNMGGGKYYTMTKIVDPRLNPTSCDYEEVKKVLNVALLCTSAFPINRPSMRKVVELLKDHKLP; the protein is encoded by the exons ATGCCTCAGCCATTGTTTCTGTTTTTACTTTTATGTACATTGTGCTCAAGTGGTTTATCCCAAACGCTTTCCCTCCAAAGAGAGTCTCGAATTCTACTTCGGGTTAAGAACACCCAGCTTGAAGACAAAAACAAAAGTCTCCAAAACTGGGTACCAAACACAGACCACAACCCCTGCAACTGGACCGGCATTACCTGCGACGCACAAAACCATTCACTTGTCTCCATTGACCTCTCCGAAACTGGAATCTACGGCGAGTTCCCCTTCGGTTTTTGTCACATTCACACCCTCCAAAACCTTTCTCTCGCATCCAATTTTCTCTCCAACTCTGTCTCCCCCAACTCCCTGCTCCTCTGTTCCCACCTTCGTCTCTTGAACCTCTCCGACAATTTCTTCGTTGGAAACCTGCCGGAATTCCCACCGGAGTTCACCGAACTAAGAGTATTAGACCTTTCGACAAACAACTTCACTGGCGACATTCCGGGGAGTTTTGGACAAATTCCACGTCTGAGAGTGCTTGTTTTATTCGGGAACCTTCTGAGCGGAACGATCCCTCCCTCTTTGGGCAGCCTCAGAGAGTTAACTCGTTTGGAATTAGCTTATAACCCCTTCAAACCAGGACCGTTACCTCCCCAACTAGGAAATCTCTCTAGTCTCGAAACACTGTTTCTCGCTGGTGCTAACCTCGTAGGGGAAATTCCACCCACTATCGGGAACCTCACCTCGCTCAAAAACTTGGATTTATCTCAAAACTGTTTGTCTGGTAACATCCCTAACAGCATTTCAGGTCTGAAAAACGTTGAACAAATTGAACTATTTGAAAACCAGCTTTCCGGTGAATTACCCCAAGGTTTAGGAAACCTCAGTAGTTTAATTCTCTTGGATACCTCTCAGAACGCTCTCACAGGAAAACTACCACACGCAATCGCTTCTTTGCGTCTCTATTCTCTCAACCTGAATGACAACCTTCTCGGGGGGGAAATTCCTGAAAGTTTAGCTTCAAACCCCAACCTGCATCAGCTGAAACTCTTCAACAACAGCTTCACCGGGAAACTCCCACAAGATCTGGGACAAAACTCCGACATACAGGAATTCGATGTCTCAACGAATGACTTCGTGGGAGAGTTGCCAAAGTACCTCTGCAAGAGAAACAAGCTCGAGCGTCTCATAACGTTCGGGAATCGCTTCTCCGGAACGCTCCCTGAGCAATACGGGGAGTGTGGTTCACTTCAGTACGTCAGAATCCAGAACAACCAGTTATCAGGTGAGGTGCCACCAACGTTTTGGGCCCTTACTGGGCTTCAGTTTCTTGAAATGTCCAACAACAGGTTTCAAGGTTCTGTCTCTGCTTCCATCTCTACGGCACTCATCAAACTCATTTTGTCTGCTAACGCTTTTTCTGGCAATTTCCCAACGCCAATCTGCCAACTCCCTCACCTTCTGGAGATTGACGTCAGCAAGAACCGCTTCACCGGTGAAGTTCCCACGTGCGTAACTGGGTTGAAAAAGTTACAGAAACTTAAGATGCAAGAGAACATGTTCACCGGCGACATACCCAGTAAAGTGGCCCTCTGGACTGATATGACAGAGTTGAATCTGTCGTTTAACCGATTCTCCGGTTCAATCCCGCGGGAACTTGGCAGTTTACAGGGTTTGACATACCTTGATCTCGCCGGCAATTCTTTAACGGGGGAGATTCCGGTGGAGTTGACGAACCTGAGACTAAACCAGTTCAACGTATCTGATAACAATCTTTACGGGGAGGTACCTTCAGGTTTCAACCAGCAAATGTATTTGTCCAGTCTAGGGGGAAACCCGGGTCTGTGCAGCGCCGTTATCAAAACCCTGCCTCCTTGTTCGAAACGCCGGCCGTTTTCTCTGCTTGCGATTGTCGTTTTAGTTGCCTGCGTTTCGCTCCTTGTGGGATCCATGTTGTGGTTCCTGAAGAGCAAGACGCGCGGTAAATCCAAGCGCTCGTATATGTCAACCGCGTTTCAGAGAGTGGGGTTCAATGAAGAAGACATTGTTTCGAACTTAACCCAGGAGAACGTGATTGGGGCAGGGAGTTCGGGTCGGGTCTATAGGGTGAGGCTGAAGACGGGACAGACGGTGGCAGTGAAGAAGCTGTTCGGCGGTGCACATAAGCCGGACACTGAATTGGTGTTCAGGGCAGAGATTGAGACGTTGGGTAGGATTCGGCATGCGAATATTGTGAAACTGTTGTTTAGTTGCAGTGGTGATGAGTTTAGGGTATTGGTGTATGAGTACATGGAGAACGGGAGCTTAGGGGATGTGTTGCATGGTGAGGAAAGGTGTGGGCAGTTGGAGTGGTCTAGAAGGTTCGCAATCGCGGTGGGTGCGGCTCAGGGGCTGGCTTATTTGCACCATGATTGTGTGCCGCCAATTGTTCACAGGGACGTCAAGAGTAATAACATTTTGCTGGACCATGAGTTTGTGCCAAGAGTCGCAGACTTTGGCCTCGCCAAGACATTGCAGCATCAGACAATCCAGAATGCTGATATGTCTAGGGTTGCGGGATCCTATGGATATATTGCTCCAG AGTACGCTTATACAATGAAAGTGACCGAGAAGAGTGATGTGTATAGTTTTGGGGTTGTGCTGATGGAATTGATCACCGGGAAGAGGCCAAATGACTGTTCATTCGGTGAGAACAAGGATATAGTAAAATGGATCACTGAGATTGTTTTATCAGCATCTCCTGTAAGAGGAAGTCGCAACATGGGAGGAGGTAAATATTATACTATGACCAAGATTGTGGACCCAAGACTGAACCCAACCTCTTGCGACTATGAAGAGGTTAAGAAGGTTTTAAATGTGGCCCTACTCTGCACCTCAGCATTTCCGATTAATAGACCCTCCATGAGAAAGGTTGTTGAATTGCTCAAGGACCACAAACTGCCATGA